A single window of Neospora caninum Liverpool complete genome, chromosome XII DNA harbors:
- a CDS encoding Proteophosphoglycan ppg4, related, translating to REILCTLVCAVIIYTNWLSVRDFRRNSVFLFFSADSRNSSFRYAWSLGPLKHSARIGCQVPFVPNLFLYIHHLPSWRQLGSISYLSPETQTRRPALEMASPSKNLSQPSGRGSTPSSLRGYESLQTTHPFPVKVNTKDYFELPYPAIRSENAVSSATRDKMSMNVSKRFETLPGSLVTSQRRKAVTENLPSLAVAEEANDRGEDHAKNESIFGIPSTKSTVPATGTATNRPATDSRVHALVVDRQRNEGIQSDERTICTHQEIHVTATEKRSLQAQKSSQRNVQRETERVGAGTPLLSICRDNEKTRASEAGKQSAPYRVNPSNTKGRHDESKTPMLQHSTETRLPREQPHACLSREQGSRSSGGETKRQDSGKLTVVAGDTAAKAWNNEREGTACGNTTDTSRKESLNAEKLSRPSSQTCARSSAQQNTASTNSTKGKRSKRDAEETARSSDPCFRATTSENASAASPLSVGKLAAPSFTIDEDTVGPGSNKQFFSTSQTERDDFLCSRVEEETVTSKSNVQESLAEIACALPPSKRGVASIGKTSSFTDTETVLESHFRVEDKRHQVIWGKSGVGASSAGAHVFGDDHGSNPSTAVKPVSKKDESSWTTPSQTKSQSHTSQRRASMTSVTNTRNSTSPPNVLNQGPTQETESPPPFNCTYETESRNRRRCTNEPSGLSETSDASANAHASRSGRGHATEMTEAEVVAATLSSERGNRNQGSRGERLGGERDLPLPERRYSQAVQRECSNSGSVTDSGVAFAEAKDNWSHGGRARVPESSLSGAEGSTQRSRPSGDKMKRMSRGMSSCVAEQVLMKAKVEKRVGGTASSKHVSRPGLDTSAARTNESKHPQAQAFSEKESHSHSHSSQQNGSPGYSSAKAGLSDEERERTNVLGNAGKSTVADRGSETFVKEMEADSAAKTTSRDLFSASRHLLHGSSSRGKDSSRESQPPAPLIVQAGSGSGKTLNASIHLSTLSGAFTAQHTGETGTTFSVSAPLCPTSEVSDNIAGAPPSSSTEVKATSEISKADTQSAARQLELERGEKSMEGKRGEDSRKVHTPTPEGEFTRNNLNSKCRLNSSHKEERREKRMSSKRIETELGSGDRNDGGEREMERRSRNAERSQTEGSEVECSRTSMRPTDDTNAATRKNDMREASERQAVITSTETRHTASRPEEGRRNEKAECHGDENENCGSMTSKNRIGIRYSSTDSSFANKGGRTKTDFPSSIASSASTMCTSSSSSNLESLQCTMHEQETKHRGCSRRLSGSLHHPSAGPNSASKNHNCSSVRQAEGLMKTDETLASELCLSPDELLNVAHGANQDETLYLTAEPLFDASRSSRKSDACGSEVRAPEDSALGKGRSNRQAGHLSQVKTSSCDSEDKPLSLNDSDGKERNDSTVLGERRYLPPKRPTIKGNSVSTRETPEPGENLSNSNAGMRLTPQIPPLPKALQHLSLLCTGETENGELRALTQIQQSVMEHIAAQAITESAVVRLRIQRQLRNAGISTADLESVEEYLVNKMPLTIAV from the coding sequence CGGGAAATTTTATGCACCCTTGTATGTGCTGTTATTATATATACCAATTGGTTGTCAGTGCGGGACTTCCGAAGAaactctgtttttctctttttctctgcagataGCAGAAACAGCTCATTCAGATACGCCTGGAGTTTAGGCCCACTTAAGCACAGTGCTCGCATCGGGTGTCAGGTCCCCTTCGTACCAAATTTGTTCCTGTACATCCATCATTTACCGTCGTGGAGACAATTGGGTTCCATTTCCTACTTATCTCCTGAAACGCAAACAAGGCGTCCTGCTCTTGAAATGGCGAGTCCTTCAAAAAATCTCTCACAGCCGAGTGGTCGTGGTAGCACCCCATCCTCTCTGAGAGGTTACGAGTCTTTGCAAACGACGCATCCTTTCCCGGTAAAGGTGAACACGAAAGATTATTTTGAGCTCCCCTATCCAGCGATTCGATCTGAAAACGCAGTCTCGTCCGCCACTCGTGACAAAATGTCGATGAACGTTTCGAAACGCTTCGAAACTCTTCCTGGGTCCCTAGTGACGtcgcagaggagaaaggcagtgACTGAGAACCTTCCATCTCTAGCCGTAGCCGAAGAGGCAAacgacagaggcgaggatCATGCTAAAAACGAAAGCATATTTGGAATTCCCTCAACGAAATCAACGGTCCCTGCAACTGGCACAGCTACTAATCGGCCCGCTACTGATAGCCGCGTCCATGCGCTAGTAGTCGACAGACAGAGGAATGAAGGAATTCAATCGGATGAGCGCACTATCTGTACTCATCAAGAGATTCACGTCACGGCAACAGAGAAACGTTCATTGCAGGCACAGAAAAGCTCGCAACGAAATgttcagagagagacagagagggttGGAGCAGGGACACCTCTTTTATCCATTTGCCGGGAcaacgagaaaacgcgagccTCAGAAGCAGGCAAGCAGAGTGCCCCCTACCGAGTAAACCCGTCTAATACCAAAGGACGGCATGACGAGTCGAAGACGCCGATGCTGCAGCACTCCACGGAAACGAGACTGCCTAGGGAACAGCCTCATGCGTGTTTGTCCCGTGAGCAAGGTTCTCGGTCCTCAGgtggagaaacgaaacggcAGGATTCGGGGAAACTGACAGTCGTCGCTGGTGACACCGCTGCCAAAGCCTGGAATaacgaacgagaaggaactgCCTGTGGCAACACAACAGATACATCCAGGAAAGAATCACTGAACGCAGAGAAACTTTCACGACCGTCGTCGCAAACGTGTGCCAGAAGTTCGGCACAGCAGAACACTGCATCGACAAACTCAACCAAGGGAAAAAGGTCTAAACGCGATGCAGAAGAAACTGCGCGAAGCAGTGACCCGTGTTTCCGTGCCACAACGAGCGAAAACGCATCTGCAGCTTCGCCACTGAGCGTCGGCAAGTTAGCAGCACCGTCTTTTACAATTGATGAGGACACAGTGGGACCTGGTTCGAATAAGCAGTTTTTTTCGACTTCTCAAACTGAGCGCGATGACTTTCTTTGTTCTCgtgtcgaggaagagactGTGACGTCTAAGAGCAACGTACAAGAGTCTCTCGCTGAGATTGCGTGTGCTTTGCCTCCCTCAAAAAGAGGGGTAGCGTCAATTGGGAAAACGTCGTCTTTCACGGACACCGAGACAGTGCTGGAATCGCACTTTCGAGTGGAGGACAAACGCCACCAGGTCATTTGGGGAAAGAGTGGCGTTGGTGCATCGTCAGCAGGTGCCCATGTGTTCGGAGATGATCATGGCTCAAACCCAAGCACCGCAGTGAAGCCTGTCAgcaaaaaagacgagagtTCTTGGACAACGCCCTCGCAGACGAAATCACAATCTCACACGTCTCAAAGACGAGCCTCGATGACTTCAGTCACCAACACCAGAAATTCTACGTCGCCCCCTAACGTCCTAAACCAAGGGCCCACGCAAGAAACGGAATCACCTCCGCCTTTCAACTGCACctacgagacagaaagcagaaacCGTAGGCGCTGCACAAACGAGCCGTCCGGGCTTTCTGAAACCTCTGACGCTTCTGCCAACGCACACGCCAGTCGATCAGGAAGAGGACATGCGACAGAGATGACCGAAGCCGAAGTCGTCGCTGCCACTCTCTCCTCGGAGCGTGGCAACCGAAACCAGGGGAGTCGGGGGGAGCGTCTCGGGGGAGAGCGAGATCTGCCACTTCCTGAGAGGCGATATTCTCAGGCAGTTCAACGAGAATGCAGTAATAGTGGTAGCGTGACAGATTCAGGGGTAGCATttgcagaggcgaaggatAATTGGTCCCACGGAGGTCGTGCACGGGTTCCCGagtcctcgctctctggagcCGAGGGCAGCACACAACGCAGTCGTCCCTCCGGTGATAAAATGAAACGCATGTCCCGGGGCATGAGTTCTTGTGTAGCAGAACAGGTGTTGATGAAGGCAAAAGTTGAAAAAAGGGTAGGAGGTACTGCATCCTCAAAACATGTTTCTCGTCCAGGACTGGACACATCAGCAGCAAGAACAAATGAAAGCAAACATCCACAAGCACAGGCATTttcggagaaagaaagccaCAGCCACTCGCACAGTTCACAACAAAACGGTTCCCCAGGCTATTCGTCGGCTAAAGCAGGGTTATctgacgaggagagagaacggacgaATGTGCTAGGAAATGCAGGGAAGAGCACTGTGGCGGACCGTGGGTCTGAGACATTTGTAAAGGAAATGGAGGCTGACAGCGCAGCCAAGACCACATCCAGAGAtctgttttctgcttctcgccacCTTCTCCACGGAAGCAGTTCCAGGGGAAAGGACTCCAGCCGAGAGTCTCAGCCTCCTGCACCCCTTATCGTTCAGGCAGGCAGTGGAAGTGGAAAGACTCTCAATGCTTCTATTCATCTATCAACTCTCTCAGGTGCATTTACCGCTCAACATactggagagacggggacaaccttctctgtctccgctccgcTGTGTCCGACCTCAGAGGTTTCCGACAACATAGCTGGCGCgcctccatcttcttctACTGAAGTGAAAGCGACAAGTGAAATCTCTAAAGCTGATACACAGTCCGCCGCGAGACAGCTCGAGCtagagaggggcgagaagagcatggaagggaaaagaggcgaagactcCAGAAAGGTACACACGCCAACACCTGAGGGAGAGTTTACGCGAAACAATCTGAACTCGAAATGCCGCTTGAACTCTTCACAtaaggaagaaagaagagaaaaacggatgAGTTCGAAAAGAATAGAAACGGAACTggggagcggagacaggaacgacggtggagagagagaaatggagagaagaagtaGGAACGCAGAGCGTAGTCAAACTGAGGGGAGCGAAGTAGAATGCAGCAGAACCAGCATGCGACCGACTGATGACACAAACGCAGCGACTCGAAAAAATGACATGAGAGAAGCAAGCGAACGACAAGCGGTAATCACAtcgacagagacaaggcacACAGCCTCCAGACCAGAGGAAGGCCGGCGCAATGAGAAAGCGGAGTGCCATGGAGATGAGAACGAGAACTGTGGTAGTATGACGAGCAAAAATCGAATTGGAATCAGGTACTCAAGCACAGATAGCAGTTTTGCAAACAAAGGCGGACGTACAAAAACGGATTTCCCCTCTTCTATTGCGTCTTCGGCATCCACCATGTGCacgtcttcctcatcttccaATTTGGAGTCTCTGCAGTGTACGATGCATGAACAAGAAACAAAACATCGCGGTTGCAGTCGCCGTTTGTCGGGATCACTTCATCACCCTTCCGCGGGTCCCAACTCCGCATCGAAAAACCATAATTGCTCTTCTGTAAGGCAGGCGGAAGGATTAATGAAGACCGACGAAACTTTAGCGAGTGAGCTTTGCTTGAGCCCGGATGAACTCCTGAATGTCGCCCATGGAGCTAATCAAGATGAGACCCTATACCTTACCGCGGAACCGCTTTTTGATGCCTCGCGATCCTCTAGAAAGAGCGACGCCTGCGGCTCAGAGGTCAGAGCACCCGAGGATTCGGCACTGGGAAAAGGCCGCAGCAACAGGCAGGCTGGGCATCTTTCTCAAGTAAAGACTTCGTCGTGCGACTCAGAGGATAAGCCTCTTTCTCTTAACGACAGTGACGGAAAAGAACGAAATGATTCCACTGTATTGGGCGAGAGGAGGTATTTGCCACCAAAACGGCCCACGATCAAAGGAAATAGTGTTTCAACcagggagacgccagagCCAGGAGAAAATCTTTCGAACTCTAATGCGGGTATGCGTTTAACTCCTCAAATACCCCCGCTTCCAAAAGCCCTACAGCATCTCTCTTTACTGTGTACTGGCGAGAccgaaaacggagaactGAGGGCACTTACACAAATCCAACAGAGCGTCATGGAGCACATAGCCGCCCAGGCAATTACTGAGAGCGCAGTGGTCAGACTGAGGATTCAACGGCAGCTCCGGAACGCCGGGATTTCCACGGCGGATCTGGAGAGCGTTGAGGAATACCTGGTCAACAAAATGCCCCTCACAATTGCAGTA
- a CDS encoding putative kinesin, with amino-acid sequence MSSVKVAVRVRPFNDREKTMNARLCIEMNGKSTTITNVDDEKQSRTFSFDYSYWSHDGFVNDGSGYSRPVSSKYADQEKVFNDIGKDVLNNAFEGYNACLFAYGQTGSGKSYSMVGYGANKGIVVRACEEIFERIKSIKDPLLRSEVTVSMLEIYNEAVQDLLVKPEQRPKGGLKIRHTPQLGTFVQDLTKHPVDTYAAIQAKLDEGTSNRTVGATLMNATSSRAHTVLQIVYNQVTLDENTKEPLSQKTAEISLVDLAGSERAGSTGATGDRLKEGCAINQSLSALGNVISALADKACGKLKPGQVIPYRDSALTRILQSALGGNSKTCMIAALSPASVNYEETLSTLRYADRVKSIKNEAVVNENPLERLIRELKAENERLKKAAGGELVLADTGKTQEEMDKMKQQYEEELEANRRALEEMSKSWQQKLAEAQARDAAAGKEALDENQPCLKNLNEDPFLSGKITLNLPVGSSTVGKSSSEMKPTFQIGGLGVVVNHATLTCAATGADGSAFEVKLRASGKTLINGEALAPEEERTLSHRDRILFGHANLFIYIDPAEADRSMPSWEEAMKEANKQSLDEYGDTVGLDAVASAKLREMEAKMQEEREKMEREKREWERRVKDKEAQMVTAEGADAVALMKQFEEERRQHELELEKKQKELDEKLRKLSEEQEEEKKTQEAEHRARVVLEEILTRTIMLIEEANSIAEELGIGVFFSPKLTMKHDGLDISRKGTATNVMQQTEIQIRVERLDTDVVEAWKLDLFEQKIFDMREVYNQYMSSAPGEFKRPEGADDPFASDPDSYQVLGQAYLYLDFLFNLLPVENEALPIFDFKGQKQGTLTISINLELLVDMEEASKKGPQVTDLDYYDTVEDIKGKMLKVTVKVDSAQDLRENCCRRPEVNYKWIDGVSEVRCSTDDLCNKNPAFKSVKEFDMMITDEVVGWFRGVLVFEVAGMMVSKQHKEQATPSSPSASSVAAKLREKEVLLAQIEKRLHEQGTTLDAFLSGR; translated from the exons ATGTCTTCGGTTAAGGTGGCCGTCCGCGTGCGGCCTTTCAatgacagagagaagactaTGAATGCTCGGTTATGCATCGAGATGAATGGAAAGAGTACAACAATCACAAATGTGGACGACGAAAAGCAGAGCCGTACATTTTCATTCGACTACTCTTACTGGTCCCACGATGGGTTCGTGAACGATGGAAGTGGCTATTCAAGACCTGTCTCATCCAAATATGCCGACCAAGAGAAAGTGTTTAACGACATTGGGAAAGATGTGCTGAATAATGCATTCGAGGGCTACAATGCATGTCTCTTTGCGTATGGACAGACGGGATCCGGGAAAAGTTACTCGATGGTAGGGTATGGCGCAAATAAGGGAATTGTTGTCCGTGCATGCGAAGAGATTTTCGAGAGAATCAAAAGCATCAAAGACCCTCTACTCCGTTCTGAAGTCACGGTGAGTATGCTAGAAATCTATAACGAAGCCGTACAGGACCTCCTTGTTAAGCCTGAGCAGCGCCCCAAGGGAGGACTGAAAATTCGCCATACGCCGCAGCTGGGAACGTTTGTTCAAGACCTAACCAAACATCCAGTCGACACGTATGCAGCAATTCAGGCAAAACTCGACGAAG GCACAAGCAACCGAACCGTCGGAGCGACTCTGATGAACGCCACGTCGTCTCGAGCACACACAGTTCTCCAAATTGTCTACAACCAAGTGACACTTGACGAAAATACAAAGGAGCCCCTGAGCCAGAAGACAGCCGAGATCAGTCTGGTTGATTTAGCTGGGTCAGAGAGAGCAGGCTCGACAGGAGCGACGGGCGACCGGCTGAAGGAAGGTTGTGCGATCAACCAATCCCTTTCTGCTTTAGGAAACGTCATATCTGCACTCGCAGATAAAGCTTGCGGAAAACTGAAACCTGGACAG GTCATCCCCTACCGCGACTCTGCGCTGACGCGCATTCTCCAGTCGGCTCTTGGAGGGAACAGCAAAACGTGCATGATTGCCGCGCTTTCGCCGGCTTCCGTAAATTACGAAGAGACACTTTCAACTCTCCGATATGCAGACCGAGTCAAGTCGATCAAGAACGAGGCTGTTGTCAACGAGAATCCTCTCGAGAGGCTCATTCGCGAGCTGAAGGCGGAGAATGAGAGACTGAAGAAG GCAGCCGGAGGCGAGTTGGTCTTGGCGGACACtgggaagacgcaggaggagATGGACAAGATGAAGCAACAGTACGAAGAAGAGTTGGAGGCGAACCGCCGAGCTCTGGAAGAGATGTCGAAGAGTTGGCAGCAGAAACTCGCGGAAGCGCAGGcacgcgacgcagcggcgggTAAGGAGGCGCTCGACGAGAACCAGCCGTGTTTGAAGAACTTGAACGAAGACCCCTTTTTGTCGGGGAAGATCACGCTGAATCTGCCAGTGGGCAGCAGCACAGTAGGCAAGTCGAGCAGCGAGATGAAGCCAACCTTTCAAATCGGCGGCCTAGGCGTGGTTGTGAATCACGCGACGCTCACATGTGCGGCAACGGGCGCCGACGGAAGCGCCTTCGAAGTCAAGCTGAGGGCGAGTGGGAAGACGCTGATCAACGGCGAGGCTCTGGCGccggaggaagagcggaCTTTGTCTCACAGGGACCGCATCCTCTTTGGGCACGCGAACTTGTTTATCTACATCGACCCAGCGGAGGCAGACAGGTCGATGCCGTCGTGGGAAGAAGCGATGAAGGAGGCGAACAAGCAGAGCCTTGACGAGTACGGAGACACTGTAGGCTTGGACGCCGTGGCCAGCGCGAAGTTGCGGGAGATGGAGGCGAAGATgcaggaagaacgcgagaagatggagagggagaaacgcgaatgGGAGCGGCGCGTGAAGGACAAAGAAGCCCAGATGGTCACAGCCGAGGGCGCGGACGCCGTCGCACTGATGAAGCAGTTTGAGGAGGAGCGACGCCAACACGAACTCGAgttggagaagaagcagaaggagtTAGACGAGAAACTGAGGAAACTGAGTGAAgagcaggaggaagagaagaagacccAAGAGGCGGAACATCGCGCACGCGTCGTGCTCGAGGAGATCTTGACTCGAACAATCATGCTGATTGAAGAAGCGAATTCAATCGCCGAAGAGCTCGGGatcggcgtcttcttctccccgaAGTTGACCATGAAGCACGACGGCCTTGACATCTCCCGAAAGGGAACGGCGACGAACGTCATGCAGCAAACTGAAATCCAAATTCGCGTCGAGCGACTCGACACAGATGTGGTAGAAGCATGGAAACTCGACCTCTTCGAACAGAAAATATTCGACATGCGCGAAGTGTACAACCAGTACATGTCTTCTGCGCCCGGAGAGTTCAAACGCCCCGAAGGAGCCGACGATCCTTTCGCATCTGATCCTGACTCGTACCAA GTTCTCGGCCAAGCGTATCTGTATCTCGATTTTCTCTTCAATTTGCTTCCCGTGGAAAACGAGGCGCTGCCGATTTTCGACTTCAAGGGCCAGAAACAAGGCACCTTGACCATCTCCATTAATTTGGAGCTGCTGGTGGACATGGAAGAAGC TTCAAAGAAAGGTCCCCAGGTTACGGACTTGGACTACTACGACACAGTGGAAGACATCAAAGGGAAGATGTTGAAGGTGACTGTGAAAGTCGACTCCGCACAAGACCTGAGGGAGAACTGTTGCAGGCGGCCGGAAGTGAACTACAAGTGGATTGACGGCGTCTCGGAAGTCCGGTGCTCCACCGACGACTTGTGCAACAAAAACCCCGCATTCAAGAGTGTGAAGGAATTCGACATGATGATCACCGACGAGGTTGTTGGATGGTTTCGGGGGGTTCTCGTGTTCGAAGTTGCCGGCATGATGGTCAGCAAGCAGCACAAGGAGCAGGCCACTCCCAGCTCGCCTTCTGCTAGCAGTGTGGCAGCCAAGTtgagggagaaggaggtTCTCCTCGCGCAAATTGAAAAACGGCTGCACGAACAGGGAACAACGCTAGACGCCTTCTTAAGCGGAAGGTAA
- a CDS encoding putative UDP-N-acetylglucosamine pyrophosphorylase gives MATACKDEEWQRRLEEMGQAHLLPPDARPQDLRRLFMQLEQADSSYPGGLCAYISRARTLLAASQAGANPFEGCTAYKPAGERVEVPSPLFDRLEALGSEELHQCAFVLVAGGLGERLGYNGIKIGLPCETTTAKTFAQLYCEYLLAIQTQWEERKETEGARESLEGQQSSGKTRRLFSGCSPSGGASAVPLAIMTSEDTHDRTVALFEQHAFFGLQREQVTFMKQGKVPALRDNEARIATSAADPFEVLMKPHGHGDVHTLLHQHGLVERWKREGKKWIVFFQDTNALIFRALPATLGVSKQHSFAMNTITVPRKPSEAMGAICKLQKADGSSITINVEYNVLGPLLKAEGRGDDPTSDGFSCFPGNTNALVFSIEPYCSALQRTGGTVPEFVNPKYKDSTKTSFKSPTRLECMMQDFPRLFSPTDPVGFTELDRWFCYSSVKNNAADAKQKIAAGIPPECALSGEADLYWSNARLLALAAESAGAKVEVEEAEAVCAREVTYPMGPRVVLAPSWGLSEACMRRRLQGAATLKLSSTSTLIVEGDVFIKHLELDGAAVLRAAPGAKLVVNKLVVKNEGWPLRILQQTQDAPPATAMRGYTFDHKGTYTAENTEVGTTKTINEG, from the exons ATGGCAACAGCCTGCAAAGATGAAGAGTGGCAGAGAAGGCTTGAGGAGATGGGACAGGCGCACCTCTTGCCACCAGACGCCCGGCCTCAAG ATTTGCGTCGCTTGTTCATGCAGCTCGAGCAGGCCGACAGCTCGTACCCAGGCGGGTTGTGCGCGTACATTTCGCGCGCTCGCACGTTGTTGGCGGCGTCTCAGGCAGGCGCGAATCCGTTTGAGGGGTGTACCGCATATAAGCCCGCGGGCGAGCGGGTGGAGGTGCCGTCGCCGCTGTTTGATCGCTTAGAGGCCCTCGGCTCTGAGGAGCTCCACCAGTGCGCATTTGTTCTCGTCGCCGGGGGCTTGGGGGAGAGGCTCGGTTACAACGGCATCAAGATCGGGTTGCCTTGCGAGACGACGACTGCGAAGACCTTTGCGCAGCTGTACTGCGAGTATCTGCTGGCGATACAGACGCAGTGGGAAGAGcgcaaagagacggaaggggCGAGGGAGTCGCTCGAGGGCCAGCAGAGCAGCGGCAAGACGCGCCGTCTGTTCTCTGGATGCTCGCCTTCCGGGGGTGCGTCAGCGGTGCCTCTCGCGATCATGACGTCGGAGGACACGCACGACCGGACCGTTGCTTTGTTCGAGCAgcacgccttcttcggcctTCAGCGCGAACAGGTGACGTTCATGAAGCAGGGGAAAGTGCCTGCTTTGCGGGACAACGAGGCGCGAATTGCGACGAGTGCAGCGGACCCGTTCGAAGTCCTCATGAAGCCGCACGGCCACGGagatgtacatacactgcTGCACCAGCACGGCCTCGTCGAGCgctggaaacgcgaaggGAAGAAGTGGATCGTCTTTTTTCAGGACACCAATGCTCTCATCTTCAGAGCTCTCCCGGCGACGCTTGGCGTATCGAAGCAACATTCTTTCGCGATGAACACAATCACTGTGCCCCG GAAGCCTTCGGAGGCCATGGGGGCTATCTGTAAACTCCAGAAAGCAGATGGATCTTCCATTACGATCAACGTCGAATACAACGTCCTAGGCCCGCTTCTCAAG GCCGAAGGCAGGGGCGACGACCCGACGAGCGACGGCTTCAGCTGTTTTCCCGGAAACACAAATGCCCTCGTGTTCAGCATTGAGCCTTACTGCTCTGCGCTTCAACGCACGGGGGGCACTGTTCCGGAATTCGTCAATCCCAAGTATAAG GACAGCACGAAGACGAGCTTCAAATCACCCACCCGGCTGGAGTGTATGATGCAAGACTTTCCGCGACTCTTTTCACCCACTGACCCG gTCGGTTTCACAGAGCTGGATCGCTGGTTTTGCTACAGCTCTGTGAAGAACAACGCCGCCgacgcgaagcagaagatTGCGGCGGGCATTCCGCCGGAGTGTGCGTTGTCCGGCGAGGCTGACTTGTACTGGAGCAACGCGCGTTtgctcgccctcgctgcgGAGAGCGCTGGCGCTAAAGTCGAGgtggaggaggcagaagcggtTTGCGCTCGTGAGGTGACTTACCCGATGGGCCCCAGAGTCGTTCTCGCCCCCTCATGGGGCCTTTCGgaggcctgcatgcgccgcaggCTGCAGGGCGCCGCGACTCTCAAACTCTCTTCGAC GTCCACGCTGATTGTCGAGGGGGATGTTTTCATCAAACACCTCGAATTAGACGGAGCAGCAGTTCTGCGCGCGGCACCAG GAGCAAAACTTGTGGTGAACAAGCTGGTTGTGAAGAACGAAGGATGGCCTCTGAGGATTCTGCAACAGACCCAAGACGCTCCTCCGGCGACGGCGATGCGGGGATACACCTTTGACCACAAAGGGACGTACACTGCAGAGAACACGGAGGTCGGCACTACGAAAACCATCAACGAAGGCTAg